One Clarias gariepinus isolate MV-2021 ecotype Netherlands chromosome 18, CGAR_prim_01v2, whole genome shotgun sequence genomic window carries:
- the LOC128506508 gene encoding CMRF35-like molecule 7 — translation MIMKLLLCVICIHLSAQRLVTSEIKVNGYERASVTIECSHRWAEKNRKYFCKDLCKEDKDVVVDSVKTPRVRFHLQDRGNTFTVTITNLSKTDSGTYWCAVDRFFSDTYTKVILTVLEVPLSSPPMSAVTHIYSPPTISYLGNSLTTFRVTYTTVNIATKQSTKESNIIKNTDWRVYLIVSVSVILITSLVGTLVFLILHYMETLVKFRCCPGWRKTSDTECDSFGNQNSIPNNPPPASTGTQSDYENFLNVATSSPNCNIYTVRSV, via the exons ATGATAATGAAGCTCCTTCTCTGTGTTATTTGTATCCATCTCTCAG CACAACGATTGGTAACATCTGAGATTAAAGTGAATGGATATGAAAGAGCATCAGTCACAATAGAGTGCTCTCATCGATGGgcagaaaaaaacaggaagtacTTTTGTAAAGACTTGTGTAAAGAAGATAAGGATGTTGTTGTTGACTCAGTTAAAACTCCCCGTGTGAGATTTCATTTACAGGACAGAGGAAACACCTTCACTGTGACTATTACTAACCTTAGCAAGACAGATTCTGGGACGTACTGGTGTGCAgtggacagatttttttctgacaCCTACACTAAGGTCATCCTCACCGTTCTTGAAG TGCCGCTGAGTTCTCCACCTATGAGCGCAGTAACTCACATTTATTCTCCACCTACTATTAGTTACCTAGGAAATTCTTTAACCACATTCAGGGTCACATATACAAC GGTTAATATAGCAACAAAACAGTCAACCAAGGAGagcaatattattaaaaatacag attGGCGAGTTTATCTCATTGTTTCTGTCTCGGTTATACTGATCACTTCACTGGTGGGAACTCTGGTGTTTTTAATCTTACATTATATGg AGACTTTAGTGAAGTTTCGGTGTTGCCCAGGATGGAGGAAG ACTTCTGACACTGAATGCGATTCATTTGGAAACCAGAATTCAATCCCCAATAATCCTCCTCCAGCCAGTACAGGCACTCAGTCTGACTATGAAAACTTTCTCAACGTTGCCACCTCATCGCCTAACTGCAATATATACACTGTTCGCTCTGTATGA
- the LOC128506507 gene encoding B-cell receptor CD22-like: MMSLKMPPSSCLIFLLMVSGAFGNEWSVTYSQTNLCALKGSTVLMNGSYTHPAWLTVTHTFWLINPFEGKDTGLFDEPGYSDRVEYLGDEEKHFSLRLSDVKKSDQNEYYFRIRTNEEKWLGQPGVILLVTDLQVIAPAEVTEGQSAILTCETTCSLTDPTFIWYKNCHCLTTNTTKSNEIHLQPVSSEDAGSYSCAVRGYEHLPSPAQILRIRYPPKNVSVSISSDEIVEGSSVTLTCSSDANPPVEIYTWYKGTMMIGKGKTYTISKISSGDGREYKCKCSNQAGHQESSSVTLNVLYPPKNGSVSIVHINIVESSSVTLTCSSDANPPVEIYTWFKVNESSAVGSGQSYTALKSGQYYCEAQNKHGSERSSALSITLNRSSVIVYVSATVGLFGLAALLSALFWLRLKKQKKKTD, encoded by the exons ATGATGTCCCTCAAAATGCCACCTTCATCTTGTCTGATCTTTCTTCTGATGGTCTCAG GAGCTTTCGGGAATGAATGGAGTGTGACATACAGCCAGACAAATCTCTGTGCTTTAAAAGGATCTACAGTGTTAATGAATGGCTCGTACACACACCCAGCATGGCTTACAGTGACACATACATTTTGGTTAATAAACCCATTTGAAGGTAAAGACACTGGTCTGTTTGATGAACCAGGTTACTCAGACAGAGTGGAGTATTTAGGAGATGAAGAGAAACACTTCTCCCTCAGACTGAGTGACGTGAAGAAATCAGATCAAAATGAATACTACTTCAGAATCAgaacaaatgaagaaaaatggCTCGGCCAACCTGGAGTTATTCTTCTTGTtacag aTCTTCAGGTGATCGCTCCTGCAGAAGTAACAGAGGGACAATCAGCCATTCTGACCTGTGAAACCACTTGCAGTCTGACTGATCCAACATTTATCTGGTACAAAAATTGCCATTGtttaaccacaaacacaaccaAGAGCAATGAAATCCACCTGCAGCCGGTCAGCAGTGAGGATGCAGGCAGTTATAGCTGTGCTGTAAGAGGATATGAACATCTCCCCTCTCCTGCTCAAATCCTCAGGATCAGAT ATCCTCCAAAGAATGTCTCAGTGTCCATTTCTTCCGATGAAATAGTGGAGGGcagttcagtgactctgacctgcagcagtgatgctaacccacctgtgGAGATCTACACCTGGTATAAGGGGACCATGATGATAGGCAAAGGAAAGACCTACACCATCTCCAAGATTAGCTCTGGAGATGGCAGAGAGTACAAGTGCAAGTGTAGTAATCAAGCTGGACATCAGGAGTCCAGCAGTGTAACTCTGAATGTTTTGT aTCCTCCAAAAAATGGCTCAGTGTCAATTGTCCACATTAACATTGTGGAGAGcagttcagtgactctgacatgcagcagtgatgctaacccacctgtgGAGATCTACACCTGGTTTAAGGTGAATGAATCCTCAGCTGTAGGATCTGGACAGAGTTACACAGCTCTAAAGAGTGGACAGTACTACTGCGAGGCTCAGAATAAACACGGCTCTGAGAGATCATCTGCACTGTCCATCACTTTAAACA gAAGTTCTGTGATTGTGTATGTATCTGCTACAGTTGGACTTTTTGGTCTTGCAGCTCTTCTCTCTGCACTCTTTTGGCTGAG ATTgaagaaacagaagaaaaagacagaTTAA